The following coding sequences lie in one Arthrobacter sp. PGP41 genomic window:
- a CDS encoding spermidine synthase: MAKRGKPGGRGSRPAAGVVEMPKGTRPNGPVEGVYYIDTGDCELIADQDNSTGWLLKINGVMSSHIDLADPLFLDFEYMRWMAALIESRWPPSVASSGGVQNREAPKLRGLHLGGGACSLARYFHAVYPDARQVVVELDGKLAEYVRGWFDLPKAPLLRLRVGEAREVTETLTADTRDFIIRDVFAGAVTPRALTTAEFTQHIKRVLAPGGLYVVNSGDAPDLKNAREDAATIAASFEHTVIIADPAMLKGRRYGNMVMAGSDTPFGDDPKLARRLLGGAVPAHLWDDAQVRAFAAGAPARHDPLAPSIAP; encoded by the coding sequence ATGGCGAAACGCGGAAAGCCGGGGGGCCGCGGCAGCCGTCCTGCGGCGGGCGTGGTGGAAATGCCGAAGGGGACCCGTCCGAACGGTCCGGTGGAGGGTGTGTACTACATCGACACCGGGGACTGCGAGCTGATCGCAGACCAGGACAACTCCACCGGCTGGCTCCTGAAGATCAATGGCGTCATGAGTTCGCACATCGACCTGGCGGACCCGCTCTTCCTGGACTTTGAGTACATGCGCTGGATGGCTGCGCTCATCGAGTCCCGTTGGCCGCCGTCGGTCGCTTCCTCCGGTGGCGTGCAGAATCGTGAAGCCCCAAAGCTGCGCGGCCTGCACCTGGGCGGCGGTGCCTGCTCGCTGGCCCGCTACTTCCATGCCGTCTACCCGGACGCCCGGCAGGTGGTGGTGGAACTGGACGGCAAGCTGGCGGAGTACGTGCGCGGCTGGTTCGACCTGCCCAAGGCGCCGCTGCTGCGCCTTCGCGTGGGGGAGGCCCGGGAAGTGACCGAAACCTTGACGGCGGATACCCGCGACTTCATCATCCGGGACGTTTTTGCCGGGGCCGTGACCCCGCGCGCCCTGACCACTGCGGAATTCACACAGCACATTAAGCGCGTCCTGGCTCCCGGCGGGCTGTATGTGGTGAACTCCGGTGACGCGCCGGACCTGAAAAACGCCCGGGAGGATGCCGCCACCATCGCGGCCTCCTTCGAGCACACCGTCATCATCGCCGACCCGGCCATGCTCAAGGGCCGGCGCTACGGCAACATGGTGATGGCCGGCAGCGATACACCGTTCGGCGACGATCCGAAGCTGGCCCGGCGGCTTCTGGGCGGTGCTGTCCCGGCGCACCTGTGGGACGATGCGCAGGTCCGAGCCTTCGCGGCCGGAGCCCCGGCCCGCCACGACCCGCTTGCACCGTCCATTGCTCCGTAG
- a CDS encoding LysR family transcriptional regulator produces the protein MEINPDDLLVLLAVSRSAKFTTAAQSLGLNHTTVSRRIAALEKALGGRVLARAAGGWELTDLGTQAVRVAEQVEAAVGSLGPAGKEPDPITGVVRMTATDGFSAYIAAPAVARLRRNHPGLCVEVVTMTRRALQQRSGLDIEVVVGEPQVHRAEAVRLGDYMLGMYASRAYLAEHGTPASVAELNEHPLVYFVDSMLQVDDLDAPRRLVPGMRDGVTSTNVFVHVEATRAGAGIGFLPCFMGDLHDDLVRLLPTEIAELLPYWMVLRPDSLRRPAVAAVVQALREQVAAHREKLLGRGKPSSVAP, from the coding sequence ATGGAAATCAACCCGGACGACCTGCTGGTCCTGCTGGCCGTCTCACGGTCAGCAAAATTCACGACGGCGGCACAATCCTTGGGATTGAACCACACCACGGTGTCCCGCCGGATAGCCGCGTTGGAGAAGGCGCTGGGCGGAAGGGTGCTGGCACGGGCGGCGGGGGGATGGGAACTGACCGACCTGGGCACCCAGGCGGTACGGGTAGCCGAACAGGTGGAGGCGGCGGTGGGCTCGCTGGGACCTGCCGGCAAGGAACCTGACCCGATTACCGGCGTGGTACGCATGACCGCGACGGACGGGTTCAGCGCCTACATCGCGGCTCCTGCCGTGGCACGGCTGCGGCGGAACCACCCGGGGCTGTGCGTGGAGGTGGTCACCATGACCAGGCGGGCTCTGCAGCAGCGCTCGGGGCTGGACATTGAAGTGGTGGTGGGCGAACCGCAGGTGCACAGGGCCGAAGCGGTGCGGCTGGGCGACTACATGCTGGGGATGTACGCTTCGCGGGCGTACCTGGCCGAGCACGGAACCCCGGCCAGCGTGGCCGAGCTCAACGAGCACCCGCTGGTCTATTTCGTGGATTCGATGCTGCAGGTGGACGACCTGGACGCGCCGCGCCGGCTGGTGCCCGGGATGCGGGACGGCGTGACGTCCACCAACGTCTTTGTCCACGTGGAGGCGACCCGGGCCGGAGCGGGCATCGGCTTCCTGCCCTGCTTCATGGGCGACCTCCACGACGATCTGGTCCGCCTCCTGCCCACCGAAATCGCCGAACTGCTGCCCTACTGGATGGTGCTTCGGCCGGACTCGCTGCGCAGGCCTGCGGTGGCGGCAGTAGTCCAGGCGCTCCGGGAACAGGTGGCCGCGCACCGGGAGAAACTGCTAGGCCGGGGCAAACCCTCCTCCGTTGCTCCGTAG
- a CDS encoding MFS transporter — protein MSVGQRSASTAESAPKGAGLKKIVAASMVGTVVEWYEFFLYATAATLVFGKYFFPATGNELDGIIQAFITYAVGFVARPLGGIVFGQIGDKLGRKPTLQLTIVIIGVSTFLMGCLPGFAEIGYLAPALLVFLRFIQGFALGGEWGGAVLLVAEHSPNKSRGFWSSWPQSAVPVGNLLATLVLYIMSSTLSQEAFLGWGWRVAFWLSAVIVFVGYYIRTHVTEAPIFLKAKELVEQEQAVSYGVFEVVRKYPKGILQAMGLRFAENIMYYLVVSFAIVYLKSVHKYDTSSLLFALLIAHVIHFLVIPQVGRLVDSWGRKPVYLTGAIAGATWPFFAFPMFDTKNAVIIVLAVTIGLCLHAFMYAGQPAIMAELFPTRMRYAGVSLGSQVTSIVAGSLAPLLATQWLKDTGSWVPTALYLVVACAVTTAAVLSLKETKGIALEDVDRADAEREGLAVAATTR, from the coding sequence ATGAGCGTAGGACAACGCTCTGCATCAACGGCCGAGTCCGCCCCAAAGGGCGCCGGCCTCAAGAAGATCGTCGCAGCCTCCATGGTGGGCACCGTCGTGGAATGGTACGAGTTCTTCCTCTACGCAACCGCAGCAACCCTTGTCTTTGGCAAGTACTTCTTCCCTGCAACCGGCAACGAGCTGGACGGCATCATCCAGGCCTTCATCACGTACGCCGTGGGCTTCGTCGCACGGCCGCTCGGCGGCATCGTCTTTGGCCAGATCGGCGACAAGCTGGGCCGCAAGCCCACCCTGCAGCTCACCATCGTGATCATCGGTGTGTCCACCTTCCTGATGGGCTGCCTCCCGGGCTTCGCCGAGATCGGGTACCTCGCACCGGCGCTGCTGGTGTTCCTCCGCTTCATCCAGGGCTTCGCGCTGGGCGGCGAATGGGGTGGCGCCGTGCTTCTCGTCGCAGAGCACAGCCCCAACAAGTCCCGGGGTTTCTGGTCCAGCTGGCCCCAGTCTGCCGTTCCGGTGGGCAACCTGCTGGCAACCCTGGTGCTGTACATCATGTCCTCCACCCTCAGCCAGGAGGCATTCCTGGGCTGGGGCTGGCGGGTGGCCTTCTGGCTCTCAGCCGTGATCGTCTTCGTCGGCTACTACATCCGCACCCACGTCACCGAGGCGCCCATCTTCCTGAAGGCCAAGGAACTGGTGGAGCAGGAGCAGGCCGTCAGCTACGGCGTCTTTGAGGTGGTCCGCAAGTACCCGAAGGGCATCCTGCAGGCCATGGGGCTGCGCTTCGCGGAGAACATCATGTACTACCTGGTGGTCAGCTTCGCGATCGTCTACCTCAAGAGCGTCCACAAGTACGACACTTCCTCGCTCCTGTTCGCCCTGCTGATTGCCCACGTCATCCACTTCCTGGTGATCCCTCAGGTGGGGCGGCTTGTGGACAGCTGGGGCAGGAAGCCGGTCTACCTCACCGGCGCCATCGCAGGTGCCACCTGGCCCTTCTTCGCCTTCCCCATGTTCGACACGAAGAATGCGGTCATCATTGTCCTCGCCGTGACCATCGGCCTGTGCCTGCACGCGTTCATGTATGCCGGGCAGCCGGCCATCATGGCCGAGCTCTTTCCCACCCGGATGCGCTATGCAGGGGTGTCGCTGGGCTCACAGGTCACCTCGATCGTCGCCGGCTCGCTGGCGCCGCTCCTGGCAACCCAGTGGCTCAAGGACACGGGCTCATGGGTTCCCACCGCCCTCTACCTGGTGGTGGCCTGCGCCGTTACCACCGCGGCCGTGTTGAGCCTCAAGGAAACCAAGGGCATAGCCCTTGAGGACGTGGACAGGGCCGACGCCGAACGCGAAGGCCTGGCGGTAGCAGCCACCACACGCTGA
- a CDS encoding 3-hydroxybutyrate dehydrogenase: MEDTLNGRKALVTGGAGGIGAASVRALAARGAKVTIADVDEEAAAALADEVGGTSWAVDLLDVDALSALSLDCDILVNNAGIQRISPIEEFEPADFRRIVTLMLEAPFLLIRAALPHMYANNFGRIINLSSVHGIRASPFKSAYVSAKHGLEGLSKVTALEGGAHGVTSNCINPGYVRTPLVESQIADQAKVHGIPEAEVLAKIMLTESAIKRLVEPEEVASLVAWLASDHAGMVTGASYTMDGGWSAR, encoded by the coding sequence ATGGAAGACACGCTGAACGGCCGCAAGGCACTGGTCACCGGAGGAGCAGGCGGGATCGGCGCTGCCAGTGTGCGCGCCCTCGCCGCACGGGGGGCCAAGGTAACGATCGCGGACGTTGACGAGGAAGCCGCGGCAGCGCTCGCGGACGAGGTGGGGGGCACCTCCTGGGCCGTCGACCTGCTGGACGTGGATGCCCTTTCGGCCCTCAGCCTGGACTGCGACATCCTGGTGAACAACGCAGGAATCCAGCGCATCAGCCCCATTGAAGAGTTCGAGCCGGCCGATTTCCGCCGTATTGTCACCCTCATGCTCGAGGCACCCTTCCTGCTGATCCGGGCGGCGCTGCCGCACATGTATGCCAACAATTTCGGCCGGATCATCAACCTTTCTTCGGTGCATGGAATCAGGGCGTCCCCGTTCAAGAGCGCGTACGTTTCCGCCAAGCACGGGCTGGAAGGGCTCAGCAAGGTGACGGCGCTTGAGGGCGGGGCCCACGGCGTCACCTCCAACTGCATCAACCCGGGCTACGTGCGCACCCCGCTGGTGGAGTCGCAGATCGCAGACCAGGCCAAGGTCCACGGCATCCCCGAAGCCGAGGTGCTGGCGAAGATCATGCTGACCGAGTCCGCCATCAAGCGCCTCGTGGAGCCGGAGGAAGTGGCCTCCCTGGTTGCCTGGCTGGCGTCCGACCACGCCGGCATGGTGACCGGCGCCAGCTACACCATGGACGGCGGCTGGTCGGCGCGCTAG
- a CDS encoding winged helix-turn-helix transcriptional regulator, whose protein sequence is MKVSTAQAAAQAAPLPVALADGVFPAGCPSRTVLDHITSKWGVLILLALSEGEQRWSDLRRRAEGISEKMLAQTLKTLERDGLVRREAQPVIPPRVDYSLTERGYELSALLVPLVAWAFENADDIVNGQP, encoded by the coding sequence ATGAAAGTTAGTACCGCCCAGGCCGCTGCGCAGGCGGCGCCCCTTCCCGTGGCCCTTGCCGACGGCGTATTCCCGGCGGGGTGCCCCAGCAGGACAGTGCTGGACCACATCACCAGCAAGTGGGGCGTCCTTATCCTGCTCGCCCTGTCCGAGGGTGAGCAGCGGTGGAGCGACCTGCGGCGCCGGGCCGAGGGAATCAGCGAGAAGATGCTGGCCCAGACGCTCAAGACGCTGGAGCGGGACGGCCTGGTCCGCCGGGAGGCGCAGCCGGTCATTCCGCCGCGGGTGGACTACAGCCTCACCGAACGCGGCTACGAATTGAGTGCCCTGCTGGTTCCGCTGGTGGCCTGGGCCTTCGAGAACGCCGACGACATTGTCAACGGCCAACCCTGA
- a CDS encoding SDR family oxidoreductase, translating into MSIVITGATGQLGRHAVEALLERNVHAEDIVAAGRSVEKLAGFAGRGVRVKAMDYADAQSVAAALKGARKVLLISGSEVGQRVEQHRTVIEAAKAEGVELLAYTSIANADTTAMLLAAEHRATEAILRESGVPFVLLRNGWYLENYTDQLPGTLAQGGLAGSAGDGRVSAASRADYAHAAAAVLVAEEQAGKVYELGGDNAFSMADLAAEITAATGKAITYQDLPAPEYAGMLAGFGVPDAFAEILADSDLGIARGDLLVSTGDLRRLIGRPATSLSEAVRAAAAAVAA; encoded by the coding sequence ATGAGCATCGTCATCACCGGAGCAACGGGCCAGCTGGGCCGCCACGCCGTCGAAGCCCTGCTGGAGCGCAACGTTCACGCGGAGGACATCGTGGCTGCGGGCCGCTCCGTGGAAAAGCTGGCCGGCTTCGCCGGGAGGGGCGTTCGGGTCAAAGCCATGGACTACGCAGATGCCCAGTCAGTGGCGGCCGCACTGAAAGGCGCCCGGAAGGTACTCCTCATCTCCGGCAGTGAGGTCGGCCAGCGGGTGGAGCAGCACCGCACAGTCATCGAGGCGGCAAAGGCTGAGGGCGTTGAGCTGCTGGCCTACACCAGCATCGCCAATGCCGACACCACCGCCATGCTGCTGGCGGCTGAGCACCGGGCCACTGAAGCCATCCTGCGGGAGTCCGGTGTTCCTTTCGTCCTCCTGCGTAACGGCTGGTACCTGGAGAACTACACGGACCAGCTGCCCGGCACGCTGGCGCAGGGTGGCCTGGCCGGCAGCGCCGGAGACGGCAGGGTCAGCGCAGCGTCCCGTGCTGACTACGCCCATGCCGCTGCTGCTGTGCTCGTCGCTGAAGAGCAGGCAGGCAAGGTCTATGAACTGGGCGGTGACAACGCCTTCAGCATGGCGGACCTTGCAGCCGAAATCACCGCTGCCACCGGCAAGGCCATCACCTACCAGGACCTTCCTGCGCCGGAATACGCCGGAATGCTGGCCGGGTTCGGAGTGCCGGACGCATTCGCGGAAATACTGGCGGATTCCGATCTCGGCATTGCCCGCGGCGACCTCCTTGTCAGCACCGGGGACCTGCGCAGGCTGATCGGCCGCCCGGCAACGTCGCTGTCCGAGGCCGTGCGCGCGGCCGCTGCTGCCGTGGCTGCCTGA
- a CDS encoding IclR family transcriptional regulator: MKAAPKAASKVTSKVPAAENTLRILKLLASRRGPMAASQIASSLGLPRSSVYHLLGVMEANGFVLHLHEEQRYGLGISAFELSSAYSRQEPLSRLGRPLLASLVDAVGESSHLAVLHGRDVLYIVEERAKNRPSLVTDVGVRLPSHLTASGRAILAALPKSQVRALYPNAAAFTARHEVEDAIMKYSALSSHLDQVRQRGYATEHGEVTPGFGSIAAAVTDHLGWPTAAVAVTFLEDKVPAEQWPVLAGRVQKVADELSVRIHGRPAK; this comes from the coding sequence GTGAAAGCAGCGCCAAAGGCGGCCTCAAAGGTGACGTCCAAGGTCCCCGCCGCAGAGAACACGCTGCGCATCCTCAAACTGCTGGCTTCACGGCGGGGGCCGATGGCGGCGTCGCAAATCGCTTCATCACTGGGCCTGCCGCGCTCCAGTGTTTACCACCTGCTGGGAGTGATGGAGGCGAACGGGTTTGTGCTCCACCTGCATGAGGAGCAACGCTACGGGCTGGGCATCAGCGCCTTTGAGCTCAGCTCCGCTTACTCGAGGCAGGAGCCCTTGTCGAGGCTGGGCCGTCCGCTGCTTGCCTCCCTGGTGGATGCGGTCGGCGAGAGTTCCCACCTGGCCGTGCTCCACGGCCGGGATGTGCTCTATATCGTGGAGGAGAGGGCCAAGAACCGCCCCTCCCTGGTGACCGACGTCGGCGTCCGGCTTCCCAGCCACCTCACCGCCAGCGGGCGTGCCATCCTTGCGGCGCTGCCCAAGTCCCAGGTGCGTGCGCTCTACCCCAATGCCGCGGCTTTTACTGCCAGGCATGAGGTGGAAGACGCCATCATGAAGTACTCGGCACTGTCTTCCCACCTGGACCAGGTCAGGCAGCGCGGCTACGCCACCGAACACGGCGAGGTCACGCCCGGCTTCGGCTCCATCGCAGCCGCGGTCACGGACCACCTGGGATGGCCGACGGCGGCAGTCGCCGTGACGTTCCTCGAGGACAAAGTGCCGGCGGAGCAGTGGCCGGTGCTGGCCGGGCGCGTCCAGAAGGTCGCCGACGAACTCTCGGTCCGGATCCACGGCCGCCCCGCAAAGTAG
- a CDS encoding urocanate hydratase: MAPADFTTGARPVKAARGTGLTAKSWQTEAPLRMLMNNLDPEVAERPDDLVVYGGTGRAVRSWAAFDAITRTLETMEKDETLLVQSGKPVGVFRTNEWAPRVLLANSNLVGDWATWPEFRRLEAEGLMMYGQMTAGSWIYIGTQGILQGTFETFAAVARKLTGDENGTLAGTLTLTGGCGGMGGAQPLAVTLNEGACLIVDVDETRLRRRAGKRYLDEVETDLDAAIAKVLKAKEERRGWSVGYVGNAAEVFPEILRRHNAGELTVDIVTDQTSAHDPLSYLPEGISVQEWHREAEADPEGFTKKAQASMARHVQAMVEFQDAGAEVFDYGNSIRDEARKGGYTRAFEFPGFVPAYIRPLFCEGLGPFRWVALSGDPEDIRVTDEAIKELFPENKHLHRWIDAAAERVEFEGLPARICWLGYGDRAKAGLLFNQLVKEGKVKAPIVIGRDHLDSGSVASPYRETESMADGSDAIADWPLLNALLNTASGATWVSIHHGGGVGIGRSIHAGQVSVADGTDLAAQKLERLLTNDPGMGVIRHADAGYERALDIARERGVRVPMKESK; this comes from the coding sequence ATGGCACCCGCCGATTTCACCACCGGTGCCCGCCCGGTCAAAGCAGCCCGCGGCACCGGGCTCACCGCCAAGTCCTGGCAAACCGAAGCGCCGCTGCGCATGCTCATGAACAATCTGGATCCCGAAGTGGCCGAACGCCCCGATGACCTGGTGGTCTACGGCGGCACCGGCCGCGCCGTCCGCTCCTGGGCTGCCTTCGATGCCATCACCCGCACCCTGGAAACCATGGAAAAGGACGAGACCCTCCTGGTCCAGTCAGGCAAGCCCGTGGGCGTGTTCCGCACCAACGAGTGGGCCCCGCGCGTGCTGCTGGCCAACTCCAACCTGGTGGGTGACTGGGCCACCTGGCCCGAATTTCGCCGGCTCGAGGCCGAGGGTCTGATGATGTACGGGCAGATGACGGCGGGATCGTGGATCTACATCGGCACCCAGGGCATCCTGCAGGGCACGTTCGAGACCTTCGCGGCCGTTGCCCGGAAACTCACCGGGGATGAGAACGGCACCCTTGCCGGGACCCTGACCCTGACCGGCGGCTGCGGCGGCATGGGCGGCGCACAGCCGCTGGCCGTCACTCTCAATGAGGGCGCGTGCCTGATCGTCGACGTCGATGAGACCCGCCTGCGCCGCCGCGCCGGCAAGCGCTACCTCGACGAGGTGGAAACCGACCTCGACGCCGCCATCGCCAAGGTGCTCAAGGCCAAGGAGGAGCGCCGCGGCTGGTCCGTGGGCTACGTGGGCAACGCCGCCGAAGTGTTCCCGGAGATCCTGCGCCGGCACAACGCCGGCGAGCTCACCGTGGACATCGTCACCGACCAGACTTCCGCCCACGATCCGTTGTCCTACCTTCCCGAGGGCATCTCCGTGCAGGAATGGCACCGCGAGGCCGAGGCCGATCCGGAGGGCTTCACCAAGAAGGCCCAGGCCTCAATGGCCCGGCACGTCCAGGCGATGGTGGAATTCCAGGACGCCGGCGCCGAGGTCTTCGACTACGGCAACTCCATCCGCGACGAAGCCCGCAAGGGCGGCTACACCCGCGCCTTCGAGTTCCCCGGGTTCGTTCCGGCCTACATCCGCCCGCTGTTCTGCGAGGGACTCGGCCCGTTCCGCTGGGTTGCCCTGTCCGGTGACCCCGAGGACATCCGCGTCACGGACGAGGCCATCAAGGAACTGTTCCCGGAGAACAAGCACCTGCACCGCTGGATCGACGCCGCCGCGGAGCGCGTCGAGTTCGAAGGCCTGCCGGCACGGATCTGCTGGCTCGGCTACGGCGACCGCGCCAAGGCCGGGCTGCTGTTCAACCAGCTGGTCAAGGAAGGCAAGGTCAAGGCACCCATCGTGATCGGCCGCGACCACCTGGACTCCGGCTCCGTCGCCTCCCCCTACCGGGAGACCGAGTCCATGGCGGACGGCTCCGACGCGATCGCCGACTGGCCGCTGCTCAACGCCCTGCTCAACACCGCCTCCGGCGCCACCTGGGTGTCGATCCACCACGGCGGAGGTGTAGGCATCGGCCGCTCCATCCACGCCGGCCAGGTCTCCGTCGCGGACGGCACCGACCTCGCCGCCCAGAAGCTCGAACGCCTCCTCACGAACGACCCCGGCATGGGCGTCATCCGGCACGCCGACGCCGGCTACGAGCGCGCCCTCGACATCGCCAGGGAACGCGGCGTAAGAGTTCCCATGAAAGAAAGCAAGTAA
- the hutH gene encoding histidine ammonia-lyase — MTAITHEPLTVTLGSSGVTPEDVLAVARHNAKVTISPQALETVAKVRAHIDELAASDIPAYGISTGFGALANRHIPNELRTQLQKSLIRSHAAGMGPVVEREVVRGIMFLRAKTLASGRTGVRPVVLQTMVDVLNAGITPLVREFGSLGCSGDLAPLSHCALVLMGEGEAEGPDGVTYGGRGEQPVAVLLAEHGIEPVTLAEKEGLALVNGTEGMLGMLLMAIADLRQLLTTADITAAMSVEALLGTDQVFLPELHAALRPHPGQAASADNMLRVLSGSPIVASHKVGDSRVQDAYSLRCAPQVAGAVRDTVDHAALVASRELAAAIDNPVVLPDGTVSSNGNFHGAPVAYVLDFLAIAVADLSSIAERRTDRMLDPARSHGLPAFLAADPGVDSGLMIAQYTQAGLVSDNKRLAVPASVDSIPSSAMQEDHVSLGWHAARKLRKAVENLRRVLAIELVTSARALDIRTGLSGGVLTPGPAGAAVVSALRGVVEGPGTDRFLSPELEAADKLVASGEVRRAAESAVGTLS, encoded by the coding sequence ATGACCGCCATTACCCACGAACCGCTGACCGTTACCCTCGGATCCAGCGGGGTCACGCCTGAGGACGTGCTCGCCGTCGCGCGCCACAACGCGAAGGTGACCATTTCCCCGCAAGCCCTGGAAACGGTGGCAAAAGTCCGCGCCCACATCGACGAGCTCGCAGCCAGCGACATCCCGGCGTACGGCATCTCCACCGGCTTCGGCGCCCTGGCCAACCGGCACATCCCCAATGAGTTGCGCACCCAGCTGCAAAAGAGCCTGATCCGCAGCCACGCCGCCGGCATGGGCCCGGTGGTGGAACGCGAAGTGGTGCGCGGCATCATGTTCCTGCGCGCCAAGACCCTGGCGTCCGGCCGCACCGGCGTCCGGCCAGTGGTCCTGCAGACCATGGTGGATGTGCTCAACGCCGGCATCACGCCGCTGGTCCGCGAGTTCGGTTCGCTCGGCTGTTCGGGCGACCTCGCACCGCTGTCCCACTGCGCCCTGGTGCTCATGGGCGAGGGCGAGGCGGAAGGGCCCGACGGCGTGACGTACGGCGGGCGCGGCGAACAGCCTGTCGCCGTACTGCTTGCCGAACACGGCATCGAACCGGTCACCCTCGCCGAAAAGGAAGGCCTGGCCCTGGTCAACGGCACCGAAGGCATGCTGGGCATGCTCCTCATGGCCATCGCGGACCTTCGCCAATTGCTGACGACGGCGGACATCACCGCGGCGATGAGCGTTGAGGCATTGCTGGGCACGGACCAGGTTTTCCTGCCGGAGCTGCATGCCGCGCTTCGTCCGCACCCGGGGCAGGCTGCAAGTGCCGACAACATGCTGCGTGTCCTGTCCGGCTCGCCCATCGTCGCTTCCCACAAGGTTGGCGACTCCCGGGTCCAGGACGCCTATTCGCTCCGCTGCGCCCCGCAGGTTGCCGGTGCCGTGAGGGACACGGTGGACCACGCAGCGCTGGTGGCATCCCGCGAACTGGCGGCCGCCATCGACAACCCGGTGGTGCTGCCAGACGGAACGGTCAGCTCCAACGGCAACTTCCACGGTGCGCCGGTGGCCTACGTCCTGGACTTCCTGGCCATCGCCGTCGCGGACCTGAGCTCCATAGCGGAACGCCGGACGGACAGGATGCTGGATCCGGCCCGCTCCCACGGCCTGCCGGCCTTCCTCGCGGCCGACCCCGGCGTGGATTCAGGGCTGATGATTGCCCAGTACACCCAGGCCGGGCTGGTCTCGGACAACAAGCGGCTTGCTGTCCCCGCCTCCGTGGACTCCATCCCCAGTTCCGCCATGCAGGAAGACCATGTCTCGTTGGGCTGGCATGCCGCACGCAAGCTGCGGAAGGCGGTGGAGAACCTGCGCCGGGTCCTGGCGATCGAGCTGGTGACGTCGGCACGCGCCCTGGACATCCGCACCGGGCTCTCCGGTGGGGTCTTGACGCCGGGGCCCGCGGGCGCCGCCGTCGTCTCCGCTTTGCGCGGCGTGGTGGAAGGGCCGGGGACGGACCGCTTCCTGTCACCCGAGCTGGAGGCCGCGGACAAGCTCGTGGCCTCCGGGGAGGTCCGCAGGGCGGCCGAATCCGCCGTCGGAACCCTCTCGTGA
- a CDS encoding universal stress protein, which yields MTIVVGYVPTPEGEAALTQAITEARKSNSRLLVINSSKGDALVDNRYAQEPEIQSIEDRLATQGIDHVIKQPVRGHDAAAEVLDAAEENNAELIVIGLRRRTPVGKLIMGSVSQRILLEADCPVLAVKAG from the coding sequence ATGACGATCGTGGTGGGATACGTCCCGACCCCCGAGGGCGAAGCAGCCCTGACCCAGGCCATCACCGAAGCCCGGAAGAGCAACTCGAGGCTGCTGGTCATCAACTCGTCCAAGGGCGATGCCCTGGTGGACAACCGCTACGCCCAGGAGCCGGAGATCCAGAGCATTGAGGACCGGCTGGCCACCCAGGGCATCGACCACGTGATCAAGCAGCCGGTGCGCGGCCATGACGCCGCCGCCGAGGTCCTGGATGCGGCGGAGGAGAACAATGCAGAGCTGATAGTGATCGGGCTGCGCCGGCGGACACCGGTGGGCAAGCTGATCATGGGCAGCGTGTCACAGCGCATCCTCCTCGAAGCGGACTGTCCTGTGCTGGCTGTGAAAGCCGGTTAG